Proteins found in one Desulforegula conservatrix Mb1Pa genomic segment:
- a CDS encoding transposase — PHVTGGGKAAVEHPSFKWVNIILGNLKNALKGTYHAINRKHVPRYLAEFQYRFNRRYDLPSMIHRLIYVALRTPPMPSTMLSMAEAEW; from the coding sequence CCCCATGTTACTGGAGGTGGTAAAGCAGCTGTAGAGCATCCATCCTTCAAATGGGTCAATATAATACTTGGTAACTTAAAAAATGCGCTCAAAGGTACTTATCATGCAATTAATCGCAAGCATGTTCCGCGGTACCTGGCAGAATTTCAGTACAGATTCAATCGCCGATATGATCTGCCGTCCATGATTCACAGACTGATTTATGTTGCTCTTAGGACTCCACCCATGCCATCAACCATGCTTTCTATGGCTGAAGCAGAGTGGTAA
- a CDS encoding 50S ribosomal protein L11 methyltransferase, which yields MFIPLIKQTIEKSLVEKPEGIVIAKLISEIRKACPSIDRQSIKEAIRTLLDDGSLMYVNRLGQTMISTNVNRPVKISERIWIAPPNTSLHDISSGSVLIKISPGIAFGNGIHPTTKMCLKAMDFIFMSGAKIKSMLDIGTGTGILAIAASLLGAEKCIGTDIDACARSEARANIISNSISKQKIDIIDTEIGLLALQPDLVTANLRYPTLISMSDLIASAVNKEGYAILSGMRPEEKEFVCKKYCKKFELLQEYSESGWNALLLKTNTM from the coding sequence TTGTTTATCCCCTTGATAAAACAGACCATTGAAAAATCACTGGTAGAAAAACCAGAGGGTATTGTAATTGCAAAACTGATCTCAGAAATCAGAAAAGCATGTCCAAGTATTGACAGACAATCAATCAAAGAAGCGATCCGGACTCTTCTTGACGACGGATCGCTCATGTATGTAAATAGACTCGGACAGACAATGATAAGCACAAATGTCAACCGCCCTGTCAAAATATCAGAAAGAATATGGATTGCCCCTCCGAACACAAGCCTTCACGATATCTCGAGCGGGAGCGTGCTTATAAAAATTAGCCCGGGAATAGCATTTGGCAATGGTATTCATCCGACCACCAAAATGTGCCTGAAAGCTATGGATTTTATATTTATGTCAGGCGCGAAGATAAAATCAATGCTTGATATTGGCACAGGTACAGGAATCCTTGCAATTGCGGCATCACTTTTAGGCGCAGAAAAATGCATCGGGACAGATATAGACGCCTGTGCAAGGTCAGAGGCAAGAGCAAATATTATTTCCAACTCTATTTCAAAACAAAAAATTGACATAATAGATACAGAAATAGGGTTACTCGCCCTCCAGCCTGACCTTGTAACTGCAAACCTTAGGTATCCGACGTTGATATCAATGTCGGATTTAATTGCATCGGCAGTAAACAAGGAAGGATATGCAATACTTTCAGGCATGCGCCCGGAAGAAAAAGAATTTGTTTGCAAAAAATACTGTAAAAAATTTGAGTTATTGCAGGAATATAGTGAATCAGGATGGAATGCACTTCTACTCAAAACAAACACGATGTGA
- a CDS encoding YkgJ family cysteine cluster protein, whose amino-acid sequence MKLPLDKYFKKYEGLVKLVDEAFDKVKSEYGDCVKCASGCSDCCFAIFDLTLIEAMYVNYHFNQKYTGGTIRHDMIERANRADRKLHKLKKKAHAETVEGRDELSIIGDMSMERVRCPLLSMEDKCDLYEFRPIACRVYGIPTSAMGVSHTCGKTSFEQGKKYPALNMDMVYKKLYEFSADFISELPTTYTRMSDMLVPVSMAILTEYNDEYLGIINDDETGDK is encoded by the coding sequence ATGAAGCTGCCTCTTGATAAATACTTCAAAAAATATGAAGGCCTTGTGAAACTGGTTGATGAAGCCTTTGATAAAGTGAAGTCAGAATATGGCGACTGTGTAAAATGCGCTAGCGGGTGTTCGGACTGCTGTTTTGCAATCTTTGACCTGACGCTCATAGAAGCAATGTATGTTAATTATCATTTTAATCAGAAATATACTGGTGGAACAATCCGGCATGACATGATTGAGAGGGCGAACAGAGCAGACAGAAAACTCCATAAGCTGAAGAAAAAAGCTCATGCTGAAACAGTGGAGGGCAGAGATGAACTCTCCATTATTGGAGACATGTCAATGGAGCGAGTCCGGTGTCCGCTGCTAAGCATGGAAGACAAATGTGATCTGTATGAGTTCAGGCCAATCGCATGCAGAGTCTACGGCATTCCAACATCCGCAATGGGTGTAAGCCACACCTGTGGTAAAACATCATTCGAACAGGGCAAAAAATATCCTGCGCTGAACATGGACATGGTCTACAAAAAGCTATACGAATTCTCGGCAGATTTTATTTCGGAATTGCCAACAACATACACAAGAATGAGCGATATGTTAGTGCCAGTATCCATGGCGATTCTCACTGAGTACAATGATGAATACCTTGGAATTATAAATGATGACGAGACTGGAGATAAGTAG